In Candidatus Binatia bacterium, the genomic window TTCCGTGGTGAGTCGTCGCCCTCCCTTGGGTCCGGTCGCGAGCAATCCGCCGACGCGAGTTTTTGAAGTCGCGAGAGGAATCAGGATGTCGATGCCTGCGGCAGCGGCTCGGTGGTAGGCGCTTTTGTCGGCGCGGTTATCTCCCTTGAGATGGGGAAGAATTCGGTGGCCTCGCGCCAAAGCCTCCCGGATCGGGTCGCCTAGCGGCAAATCGATGCGGACAGCGCCCGGAGGCGGCGCGACCTCCATCAGAGGTTCATCGCTCTTGCCGATGACCAGGCGGAGTTGGGTTTCGGGCAGTGCTTCGGCGACCGCACGGCGGCTATAATTTGCCAGACTATTCGTATCCCTCAGGCGGCCGATTTCTCTGGAAATCCCCACGAGGGCCTCGCGCAGCTGTCGCTGCCTGGGGAAGAGGGCTTGTTCCATGAAGTTTTCGACCCGATTGTAGAGGGGCGGGGCGAGGGGAAGAGCGCTTGCCAGAATCAATGTGATAAAGGCGCCTGCGGTCCAGGCGTCGCGGGGGGAGATGAAGATCTCCAACACGCCGAGAAGAACGCCAAAGAGTGCGGCAGCGCAAAGGAGCAGGGCGCTTCGCCCGAGGATCGTTCGCGCAAAGCTGTCCAGTTCAAAGAGTTCGGAGCTGAGCATGCCCCAGGCAAAAATGAGGGTCGTGCTGGCAAAGGGCACCAGATAGAAAATCGGCGGGACATAGAGATTGGTGAATCCCCAAGTGGTGGCAAACAGCAAAGCGACACCGAGCACGAAGGAGAGCGCTCCCGGCAGAGAGACTCTGGCTTGACGCTGAATATGGGGGGGGTTGGATTTGCCCCAGGAGAGCCCGATGTTCAGAATCAGAAGTCCCAAGCCGAGCGCAAGAGTTATGGACTGAACGTGCTCGACCACCTGCAAGGTGCGAATGTTCGAGTCCGGAATCAGAGCAAAGGCGAGCCAGAAAATAGCTGACGTTCCGTAGATGGTCGCCAATGTTGCCAGCGGTGCTCTTCGGAGGGGAGCGAGGGGGCTCGGGAAGGTCATCCCGAAATGCCAGAGGCCGGCCATGCCCAGGTAGCCCAGAATAAAACCCCACGGTGCAATCCGGTAGCCAAGCAAATAATCCGGCAGAAGAAAAAGATAATTCCCGACAATCCCGATGGACATGACCGCCAGAGCGCGGGCCTGAGGCATTTTAGGCTGAGCGAGAACCGGTCCGATCCCCGCGAGCAAGAAGAGGATTCCGATGAGCATCGCGGGCAGGAATGTCCGCAGAGCATGATCCATCGAGAAGATCTCGAGGGGGATTGTAATTCGAGTTGTGGTGCCATCGGGTTTGGCGAGGGTATATTCGATAGGTGCGCGCGGCAGTCGGCGCTGGATCCTTTCCCTGACTTCTTTGGCATCGGCGACCGGAACTCGGTCGACCGCGATGATGCGGCTATGAGGCGGGATGTTCCCGAGCAGGGGATAGGCGGCCCGTGAGGATGCCAGCCGGGGCC contains:
- a CDS encoding sigma-54 dependent transcriptional regulator, producing the protein MTLPEAPQSKSERSESALARQVRAVTGLGLGLVILSLIAGLVTLGLALGEPRSGIPAFASGWTGPRLASSRAAYPLLGNIPPHSRIIAVDRVPVADAKEVRERIQRRLPRAPIEYTLAKPDGTTTRITIPLEIFSMDHALRTFLPAMLIGILFLLAGIGPVLAQPKMPQARALAVMSIGIVGNYLFLLPDYLLGYRIAPWGFILGYLGMAGLWHFGMTFPSPLAPLRRAPLATLATIYGTSAIFWLAFALIPDSNIRTLQVVEHVQSITLALGLGLLILNIGLSWGKSNPPHIQRQARVSLPGALSFVLGVALLFATTWGFTNLYVPPIFYLVPFASTTLIFAWGMLSSELFELDSFARTILGRSALLLCAAALFGVLLGVLEIFISPRDAWTAGAFITLILASALPLAPPLYNRVENFMEQALFPRQRQLREALVGISREIGRLRDTNSLANYSRRAVAEALPETQLRLVIGKSDEPLMEVAPPPGAVRIDLPLGDPIREALARGHRILPHLKGDNRADKSAYHRAAAAGIDILIPLATSKTRVGGLLATGPKGGRRLTTEDGTLLESLAAPIGVALENAERLDEIKALQERLERENLYLREQTAEENAGSEIIGKSQSLLEAMNQLRRAARSSSSVLIIGETGTGKELAVRLLHTESDRADRVLVKLPCAALPEQLLESELFGHEKGAFTGAEKTREGRLEVADGGTIFFDDVDTLSLAVQAKILRAIQEGEIQRLGSNETRKVDVRVVAATNRNLLAEVQAGRFREDLYYRLAVVPVRLPPLRERLEDLPLLIEHIAAEEGTRLGREIREVHADSLARMKEYDWPGNIRELRNTVERAIVLEDGPVLRVQENLGADQAGAIPSETRPGSAALGTASLQDLLRDYKKALIESALQQSDGNQRRAAELLGLHRPSLTRMIKDLGLREDS